ATCATTAGTCTGAACAATATCGTTTGCTTCACCACAGGGAAGACCATTATTACTGCTATATACAGTTTGAACATAATCGTTGTAATCAGCGGTTTCCTGGATTGTCTCCTCCCGGGCAGCTGATCTTACAGGTAAAAGAAGCCCTGACAGCATGCATAGTATCAAGATGCCCACAACAGTAGATGCTTTCTTTTCAGGCTGTTCCTCATCTTTCTGCGTCTGATAAAAACGGCGTATAAGGATAGCGATATAAATAGTTGCTATAGTAATAACTTTGTCAACAAATTCAAGGATCAACTGGCCAAGTATAGTGCACACAAAAATAGGCCAGTCTTTCCCAAGGAAATAGTCGATAACACCATCTCCCCATTTATTGCCCGTATAACCATTATCAAATATGATATTTACCGGAACTGACACGACAAGTGCCGTAAGAACAGTCAAAGAAGCGGCCTTCATAAAGCCATAGAATTGATTGAACCAACCTTTTCGGGCTGCCTGACCTACAATGAGGCCAAGAGCAATACTGGTAATTGCATAGGCAGATGAAAGCGGATTGATCATTGAATATGCCAGGTTTCCTGTCATGCCTACTATTGCTCCACAGAAAGGACCTGCTACATAAGCGCAAAGCGCAGTACCAAATGAATCTCCCCATATCGGAAGTTCAAAATAAGTCGTCAGAAACTTCCCTCCAAGATTCATAGCTACACATAAAACAGTAAACAGAACTATTTGCCAGTTTTTCCATTTTATCATATATTAGTATTCTCCCCACTACTCAATTATGAATATCAGAGACAGAAAGCTATTCATATTATTAATCATACGATAAAATGTCTAAAATAAATATTAAATTCCAATTAAATATTCATAATCAAATCCGCTGTGGTTATTCTGGAAACAGTTATCAGATCCTGTGGAGATAATTCTATCTGAAATCCAACCTTGCCGGCACTGACATAAATCTTATCTAAATCTGATGCCGTTTCATGAATAAACGTTGGAAACTGCTTCTTCATGCCAATTGGTGAACATCCGCCATGTACATAGCCTGTTAATGGGAGCAGTTCTTTTTGCTTTATCATACTGACCGCCTTTTCTCCCGAAGCCTTGGCAGCCTTTTTAAGGTCAAGTTCCTCCGTGACCGGAATAACGAAAACATAGTAAGCTCCGCTCTTTCCCTGAGTTACCAGAGTCTTGAACACTTTCCCTGAATCTTCACCGAGTATACCTGCAATCTCCTCCCCTGTCAGAGTAGCATCCGGTTCATAAGAGTGGCTCACATAAGAGATCTTTTTCCCATCAAGAACCCTCATCACATTTGTCTTTTCTTCTTTTTTCATAGCTTAAAATCACTTTCTATTCCATTATATATTCAGCAATACAAAGACAGCACATAGCCTTATAAGGCTATATGCTGCTCTTCCAAACTATCAAACAGGTTTTTCCCGTTAAATCTGGCATTAGTAACATAACTACTCATGCCTTTTTTACCAAGAGATTTCCTACCATACAGAACAAGATGTATTCTCTTGTCCTCAGTCATGTACTCTTCTGAAACTTCACCTAAGCCATCACTCTTCTCGACAACACTTTTAAAATCAGACACAAAAGCCGGTATTATCACCGCCCCAATGCTCTGTCCCTGATTCGGACCATAAATTCCCATAATTTCATGAAGTAACTTTGTTCTCAGTTCGTCCATAAATCCCCCATATACATATAAAAATGGCTCACTGCTGAATGGTTTCTACGATTGAAGGAAGGAGCTGTTTCTTACGAGATACCACTCCCGGCAGCTTGACACTATTTCCCTCTACACTCACCCCAAATGCAGAGCTAAGTGTATGCTGAGCCTTATTACCGGCAAATATAACTTCAGATGATTCATCAATAATATCAGTAAGCATGAAGAACAGCATATCAAGTCCATCATCAGAAGTAACATTATTAAGCTCCGGCTGGATCTTGTTCTTGATTTCGATCAGTTCTTCTGCGCTCATGGAGTTGATCTGTCCTATTCCAATTGTAAGATCATCAACCGTAAACTTCTTGAAATCCTGATGAAGGATCTCTGTTGCAGTCTTGTCACTAAGGTTAGAGCCTGCATGGAACATTTCCTTAGCAAAAGACTCATAGTCAACACCGGCAATACCTGCAAGTTCTTCGCCTGCTTTTTTGTCGACATTTGTACAGGTAGGTGACTTAAACATAAGCGTATCAGACAAAATAGCTGCAAGTAAAAGTCCTGCAGTAGTCTTGTCTATTTCTACCTGATACTCCTTGTACATAAGGTAAATAATAGTACATGTAGATCCAAGTGGCTGATTTCTAAAGAAAACAGGGCCTGCAGTCTCGATAGTGCGAAGTCTGTGATGATCGATGATCTCGAGAATTTCTGCACCATCTGCTCCGTTAACAGCCTGATTTTTCTCATTGTGATCCACAAGGATCAGCTGCTTCTTACGTGCACCAAGGAAGTTTCTTCGGCTGATCATACCAATGTAGTGATCATTCTTATCAAGAACCGGGAAATATCTGTGCCTCATAGAAGCCATTACTTCCTGAATATCTTCAATGTAATCATCCATGTGGAAGCATACAAGGCCATCTTTTTTCATGACATGCTCAATCGGCATACTCTGATTGATGAGTCTTGCCACAATAAAAGTATCATGCGGAGTTGTAATGATCTTGGTACCATGTTCTCTTGCCTGTATCTGAATAGTCTTGGCAACATCTGCGCCCTCGCAGACTATGATACATCCGGCATTCATTTCTATAGCGCACAACTGCATATCATATCTGTTACCAAGGATTACTACATCTCCTTCCTCAATAACATTTTCCATCATATCGGGATTAGCAGCAGCAATTACAACCTTGCCTTTTGTGAGAACGTCATTTATTTCACCGACTATAAGCTCTCCGCCAAGAGTCTCAACTATATTTCTGTAACAGGTTCCGGCTTCTGATAGAATCTTAGGGTCAATAACATCCATATAGGTCTCAACAATATCATTAGTTGTTACAATACCGCTAAGTTCATCGCCCTCTGTCACGCACAGGGTTACAACTCCTGCATCTCTCATCTTGGACCAGGCATTTTTAAGAGAAAGGTTTCTGTCGATTCCATCAAGCATTCTTATCTCCATGTCACGGACCTGTGTTCTGACGTCCTTGACATATGAAGGTGTTTCTACTCCAAAATGTGACAGTACAAACTGGGTTTCTTCGTTGAGATGTCCTGCTCTGCAAGCGATATAATCTCCGCCCGTCACCTTTCTTTTCAAATTGGCATAAGTTATAGCCGCACAGATTGAATCCGTATCAGGATTCTTGTGTCCCATAACTATGACCGGTCTGTTCTGATTATTCATAAATTCTCCTAAATTATTCACTACTACAATATCATTCCCGCGAATCGTAATTCTCAAGGAAATGATGTTTCACTCCATTCTCGTCCTTATAACATATTAACGCATTAATACTTACATTTTCCACACTTTTAAAGATATTTGACTCTAAATATGGATTAATATCTCTAAGTTTTCTGATAATAGCTTTTGTCTCAGCTCTCTTCGAAACTGAGCTGTCATTATGAAGATTTCCTTCTTTTTCAAGCTGCTCAGTAAGCTTGCAGGCACAGCGGATAAATTTAAGCTCATTATAGTTCATCCAGTGAACAATGTCTTCCTCTCTCACAAGGTAAAGAGGCCTGATAAGCTCCATGCCCTTAAAATTAGTACTGTGTAGCTTAGGCATCATTGTCTGAATCTGTCCGCCATACATCATAGCCATAAAAATAGTCTCAATAACATCATCAAAGTGATGTCCCAGGGCTATCTTATTACAGCCAAGTTCCTGCGCCTTACTATAAAGAGCACCTCTTCTCATTCTGGCGCAAAGATAACATGGTGAGCCTCCAACCTTAGTTGTAACATCAAAAATATCTGATTCAAAAATGGTAAGAGGAATATTCATAAGCTCAGCATTTCTGAGGATATTCTGATAATTGGCATCACTGTATCCCGGATTCATCGCAAGAAAGATAACTTCAAAATTATGCTTGCCATGGCGGGCAAGTTCCTGAAAAAGCTTGGCCAGGAGCATTGAATCTTTACCGCCCGAGATACAAACAGCTATCTTATCGCCATCCTGAATAAGATCATAGGTGTTGATCGCCTTAGTAAACTTACACCATATCTCTTTTCTGTATTTCTTTATAATTGATCGTTCTATATCCCTGCAACGATCTGTGCTCTTATCAGACATTCTGATCAAATCCTCCAAATATCATAAATACGCTAAATTTGGTCATCCCGCCACACAAATTCATTCTCAAATACTTGTTTTTTACTCCACACTTTTAAATGCATCAAGATACTGATTGCACTGCTCATCACTCTCGCCATAGGCAATTATGTATCCAACATATCCTTTATATATGAATACGTACTGTTTCTGATCTTGCCTCCGTTTACATCATCTGCCATACTCTGTGCAAAATCATCTGTAGATATATTATCTATACCGGCAAGTTCCTCATCACTATGAAACTTCATGTTTGACGGTGCCTCAAAGGTAAGGCCAAGAGCATTACTTGTGAAGGTATTCCCCTCAATAGTCGCTGCTGCGTACTTGGTATTATACTGATTGAAAATAAGTGGGCCGCCTTCTTCTGAAGAGCTTGTTATAGCTTCAATTGTCTGAGAATCCTCTGTTTTCTCAGCTTCTTCTATGTTGCCATTTTCCTCTAATTCTGAGGTCAGCTCAGTATCTTTTTCGAAATATTCAGCATCCTGAGCCTGTGCACCTGACTGAGCATATGTATTTCCATAATTGTATAAAGATGTGCCGGCATTTGCAGAAACTCCCTTAGGAAGCTGTAATGCGAAAACTCCCCTTTCCTAACAACACAAAGGCTATTATATCATAGCAAGTTAAGAAAAAGGAGTTTTTTATCAAGCAAACTGGCTGTTATAAAGGTTATAGTAAAAGCCTTTCTGATCAAGAAGTGTCTGATGGTTACCCTGTTCTATTATATGGCCATCCTTCATGACAAGGATCACATCTGCTTCTTTTATTGTCGATAATCTGTGGGCAACAATAAAGCTTGTCCTGCCCTGCATCATCTTGTTAAAGGCCTTTTGGATCCTGATCTCAGTGTTTGTATCAATTGAAGACGTAGCTTCATCAAGTATCAGCATTGGCGGAATATGGAGCATAACCCTGGTAATGCATAGAAGCTGTTTCTGGCCCTGAGATAGATTGCCGCCATTCTCAGAAATAACTGTGTCATATCCATTTGGAAGCCTTTTGATAAAGCTGTGAGCATGTGAAGCCTTGGCCGCAGCAATTATATCTTCATCAGTAAAACCTTCTCTTCCAAGAGTTATATTATCCTTGATCGTACCGTTTCTCAGCCATGTCTCCTGCAGAACCATTCCAAAGTTCTCTCTTAGATCAGCTCTTTTTATATCTCTGATGTCAAATCCGTCCACCTTTATACTGCCCTTATCTACATCATAGAATCTCATGAGAAGGTTGATAAGTGTAGTTTTTCCGCTGCCCGTAGGTCCAACAATCGCAACTCTCTGTCCCTTCTTTATATCAAGATTAAGATTTTCAATAAGTTTCTTGCTCTTATCATAAGAAAAAGAAGCATCTGAAATCAGCACGTCTCCGTCCAGATTAAGGTTATCAGGCGCTGATTCTTTATCAGGTGTCTCTTTTTGCTCTTCGATCAGAGCGAAAACTCGCTCTGCACAGGCAAGTGCATTCTGGAGCTCTGTGACTACACCTGAAATCTCATTAAAAGGCTTAGTATACTGATTAGCATAGCTAAGGAAAATAGTCAGGCCTCCGACCGTCATTCCGCCTGAAATACAGGAAAGTGCTCCAAAAAGAGCAACGGCCGCATATACCAGGTTATTGATAAATCTTGTACTTGGATTGGTTAGAGATGAAATAAAAGTTGCTTTGACACTGGCAACTTCAAGTCTGTCATTAATCTCCCCAAATATATCCATATTCTCATCTTCGTGAGCAAAGGCCTTAACAACAGAAAGATTACCTACCATCTCATCAACAAAAGAAGTCTGATCACTTCTGGCAACACTCTGGGCTTTGAACAGTTTAAATGATCTGTCAGCTACAAACTTGGCAACAAAAAGAGAAAGCGGAGTCAGGACAACTACCACAAGTGCTATCTTGTAATTAAGATAGAACATAAAAATGAGTGTTCCAACAATAGTCACTATTCCTGTAAAAAGCTGAGTAAATCCCATAAGGAGTCCGTCAGAAAAAAGGTCAACATCTGATATTATCCTGGATACAATGTCTCCTGTCTGTTTGGTATCAAGATACTCAAAGGGAAGCTTCTGAAGTCTTCCAAAGGCCTCTGTTCTCACATCTCTTACAACAGCAAATGTGATCTTGTTGTTAGCCATATTCATGATCCACTGACATACAGAAATCAAAAGGACACTGACAACCATGTTCAAAAGTATCTTTACAACTTTATCAAAATCAACATTTCCTCTTCCAACCACATGATCAATTGCGCGGCCGGCCAAAATAGGAACATACAATGACAAAAGCGCTGTAACTATAGCAAGTGCCATTGATACAACGATAAGAAAACGATATTTTCCTGCATAGCGCAGAACTTTTTTAAGTGTACCTTTTTTCATGTCAAGCCTCCTTCTTAAACTGTGAATCATATATTTCTCTGTAAAGTTCACAGCTGTCAAGGAGCTGCTCATGAGTACCAATCCCGGCCACTTCTCCATTTTCGAGAACAATTATCTTATCGCATCCCATTACTGCAGAGGTTCTCTGAGAAACTATAAATGTCGTCGGAGGGTTATCCATACCTGCAATTGCAGCCCTAAGATTCTTATCAGTAAGATAATCAAGAGCTGATGCGCTATCATCAAGTATCAGAATTTCAGGCTTACGCACAAGTGCCCTTGCAATTGTAAGTCTCTGCTTCTGACCGCCAGAGAAATTCTTGCCTCCCTGTGCTACCATATGATCAAGCCCGCCATCTTTACTTTCAACTACCTCTTTGGCCTGAGCAATAGTAAGTGCCTCATATATTTCTTCATCGGTTGCATCAGCCTTGCCCCATTTCATGTTATCTCTGATACTTCCATGGAAAAGAACTGCCTTCTGAGGAACTATTCCTATTCTCTCTCTAAGAGCTTCCATTCTGTAATCTTTGACATCTCTGCCATCAATCGATACACTGCCTTCTCTTGTATCATAAAATCTTGGAATAAGATTTATAAGGGAAGACTTACCGCTTCCTGTTCCGCCTATAATTCCTATTCTCTCTCCTCTCTTAGCCGTAAATGTTATATTGGCAAGAGAATCCTCACTATCTTTTTCATAGCGCATACAAACTTTGTCAAAGACCACATGATCTTCAGTCTTATCAAATGTTGTAACTGAGCCGTCCTTCATTGAAGGCTTAAGCTCCATGAGCTCCTGAACTCTGTTTCCTGAAGCAACTGCCTTGGTCATAGTTATAACAAGATTAGCAAGTTTTATAAGCTCAACAAGAATCTGTGACATATAGTTATATAGAGCAACTACCTGTCCCTGAGTAAGATCTCCTGTATTTACAAGAAAGGCTCCTTTATATATGAGATAAGCAATTGAAAGATTAAGAATCGCATAAGTCAGAGGATTCATTAAAGCTGTAATGCTTCCCACAAATTTCTGCATTCCCATCAGATGGTTATTCTGGCTGTTGAACTTATCTTTTTCCTCATCTTCAAGGCCAAATGCTCTAATAACCCTTACACCTGTATGATTCTCCCTTGTATATCGAAGGAGCACATCAAGGCCGCTTTGAATCTTCTCATATCTTGGAATGCTCCAGGCTGTTATCGAAACAACTACGATAAACAAAAGGACTATTGTAACCGCAAAAATAAGTGCCTGTCTTGCATCTATTGTAAATGCCATGATCATGGCTCCGAAGACAACAAATGGCGATCTCAAAAGAAGCCTTATTGTCATGTTAACGCCCTGCTGAACCTGATTCATGTCACTTGTCATTCTGGTTATCATGGCTGCAGTGCCAATTCTGTCCATGTCAGAAAATGAAAGCTTCTGAATATTATCAAATAAAGCTTTCTTGGTCTTCTTGGCAAATCCGGCCGCAGCCTTCGCCGCAAAATACTGGGCTGTAACTGCACTTATAAATCCAACAAAGCACAATAAAATGAGTATGAGGCACATTCTGCCAACATACCCTTTATCCCCATTTGCTATTCCTTTATCGATCATTGCTGCTATTACAAGGGGTACCATTAGTTCAAATGATGCCTCAAGCAGCTTAAAAAGCGGTCCAAGTATTGTTTCTTTTTTATAGTCTTTAAGATAAATCAGAAGTTTTCTCACTCATACTCCTCTGTGCCAATGCACTTTTACGTATTATTTATAAAAATATCCCCCAAGAAAACAAATCATAAACAAAAATATAGCTTAATAATTTATCCTAAGTCCCTTTGGATAATGGTTTTTGAGGACTCCGCCTGCCTGCTTGGCCCAGCCTATGCTGTAATCATCCACACAGACTACTGTCCAGCCCTTAGGCGCATCCTTACTGCATTTGACAGTCTGGCCATTAAGGTATTGTCTTATTTCATTGCTGTCTTCTGCAAAAGAAATAGTGTTTTTTGCATCTTCTTTTTTAATAGCAAGCGCCAAAGCATGGGATGGCTCAAAACGGTCTTTTTTGATAGTCCCAAGATGAAGTCCGGGTCTCATACACTTAAGTCCATGTATTCCGGGCATTTTACTGTCACATATGTACAGCTGCTCTCCAAACATAAATAGTGTTCCATCAAGCCTAAGGCCACTTGTTAGTACCTTTTCTTTTTCATCAGCAAAAGAAAGGCTCTCGCCTGCAAAGTCCCAGAATAGTTTCTGGATTTCTTTTTTGGCAGCAAGATTTCTTCCTCCGGGGACATAATTATCCTTAGTTCTGTCAATCAATTCTCCGTCTCTTTCTAGAACGCACAAAAAATGTCCCTCACCGCGAAGCTTATGAGGCCATAATCTTACAGATTTATTTACCTCAGCCCTGATACTGCTCTCCTGTTCCTGAGAAAGTCCACATGCCTGAATACATTTATCAGAGATCCATTCACTTCTGCCGTGATCCATGCCATCAAACATCTGAATATCAGCAACGTGATAATCCGGGTGTCCTGAAAGAAATCTGCAAATAGATTCTTCATTTTCCGTAGGTGCAAATGTACATGTAGAAAAAACAAGTCTTCCTCCCGGAAGAAGCATCCTTGAAGCAGCATCTAATATCTCTTTTTGCCTTATGCCACATAGCTCAACATTTTCAGGGCTCCATTCAGAAGAGGCATTCTCATTTTTCCTGAACATTCCTTCACCCGAACATGGAGCATCTACAAGTATCTTGTCAAAATACCCCTCAAAAACATTTGCAAGGTTCTCAGGAGTCTCGTTCAAAACTAGTGCATTAGTGATTCCTAATCTCTCGATATTAAGAGATAGTATACGGGCTCTGTCCCTATTGATCTCATTTGTAACAAGAATACCGCTCCCACCCATTCTGACGGCAATCTGAGTTGATTTACCGCCGGGAGCAGCGCACAGATCAAGAATTTTCTCACCGGGTTTAGGATCAAGGTAGTGTACCGGAGCCATTGCACTAGGCTCCTGGATGTAATATAGACCAGCCTCATGATAAGGGCTCTTTCCAGGCGCTACATCTCCTTCGTAGTAATAGCCGTTTTTTTCCCACGGAACCTGTATTTGTGCCGCATTGGAACCACTATTGTCATCACCGGAAATACTGATCCCTATGTTTCTCAACCTATCAGAAATATCATCAGAAGCCTTGACTGAGTTAATTCTAAGAGCATGATATCTCTCAGTAGTTTCACCAAAGCTGTTTATAAATTTATCGTATTCTTCATCGCCCAAAAGAGAGCGCATTCTTTCGCAAAAAGCCACAGGTAACATATTCAAACACCTCACCTATAACACTATACCACACAAACATAAAAAAGCCATTTCGCAGACCAATTAATTCTGCAAAATGACTTTTTTGGGTTTGTGTAAATTGTTTAGTTAGTTTTTACCTCTATGTTTATTCAGATGGTCATAATCCTACCACTTCGCAAAAAGGCTTTCCCGAGAGCAGGGCTCTCATCATTCCTTCTACGCAGTCGTCATAAGCTCTGAATATCGCCCTGGCTCTTTCTGCTCTGCAGTATACCTTCCAGTAGCCTGAAAAGATGTAGTTCTGACCATCATTTGTCATAAAACCTTTTACATCTTCCACCGGGTATCCCAGAACAATACCAAGTTCATGCGGGAAAGGCGCATTCACGGCCGCTTTAAATGGTTCATATTCAATTTAATTATTTGTGTTCCTTAATATATTTCTTGATGCCCTTAAATGTCTCAGGACTAATAATATGTTCAATCCTGCATGCATCATTCTCTGCAATCTCTTCACTAACCCCCGCTGTCATAATAAGAAACTTAGTAAGATTTGTATGCTTCTCATAGACATGCTTGGCAGTCTTAAGGCCCTCTTCTGTAAGAGCAAGCTCACCATCCTCTTCCATTGTGATGAGTCCATTTTCTTTGAGAATACTGACAGCTCTGGAAACACTTGGTCTTGAAAATCCAAGTTCATTAGCTACATCTATTGACCTGACAGTACCTTTTTTCTTCTTGAGCAAATATATTGTCTCGATGTAATCCTCGCCCGACTCATGCATTGCTACCACCTCCACAAGTAAATTTTCTTGAATATATTATATTGCGTGCAATTTAATTTTTCAAGTGTCATTTTTTAGTTTAGTCACTTCTCTGCAAATATTGAATTAGCATTGCGTATTGATGTAATATTAAATGTATTCGATTCCATCAAAAATATAGATAAAACGGAGCTTATGTATGAAAAAAAGATATAACTTCATGAATGTTCTCAGAGTACTATCCATGATCTCAATAGTATTCTACCACATGTTATTCACACTTTATATATATGGAATAAGACAACTTTCAAGTATTCGCTTTCTTTATGAAAATACCAATATGAATATAGCCAAAATAGGCGTAGGACTTTTCTTTATATTATCCGGATGTGGTCTGATGCTCGGAAGTAATGGGACTTCTTTTGATTTGAGAAATTTTTACACTAAGCGCTTTAAAAAGATACTTATCCCTTTCTAT
The sequence above is a segment of the Butyrivibrio proteoclasticus B316 genome. Coding sequences within it:
- a CDS encoding putative manganese-dependent inorganic diphosphatase → MNNQNRPVIVMGHKNPDTDSICAAITYANLKRKVTGGDYIACRAGHLNEETQFVLSHFGVETPSYVKDVRTQVRDMEIRMLDGIDRNLSLKNAWSKMRDAGVVTLCVTEGDELSGIVTTNDIVETYMDVIDPKILSEAGTCYRNIVETLGGELIVGEINDVLTKGKVVIAAANPDMMENVIEEGDVVILGNRYDMQLCAIEMNAGCIIVCEGADVAKTIQIQAREHGTKIITTPHDTFIVARLINQSMPIEHVMKKDGLVCFHMDDYIEDIQEVMASMRHRYFPVLDKNDHYIGMISRRNFLGARKKQLILVDHNEKNQAVNGADGAEILEIIDHHRLRTIETAGPVFFRNQPLGSTCTIIYLMYKEYQVEIDKTTAGLLLAAILSDTLMFKSPTCTNVDKKAGEELAGIAGVDYESFAKEMFHAGSNLSDKTATEILHQDFKKFTVDDLTIGIGQINSMSAEELIEIKNKIQPELNNVTSDDGLDMLFFMLTDIIDESSEVIFAGNKAQHTLSSAFGVSVEGNSVKLPGVVSRKKQLLPSIVETIQQ
- the ybaK gene encoding Cys-tRNA(Pro) deacylase — translated: MKKEEKTNVMRVLDGKKISYVSHSYEPDATLTGEEIAGILGEDSGKVFKTLVTQGKSGAYYVFVIPVTEELDLKKAAKASGEKAVSMIKQKELLPLTGYVHGGCSPIGMKKQFPTFIHETASDLDKIYVSAGKVGFQIELSPQDLITVSRITTADLIMNI
- a CDS encoding ABC transporter ATP-binding protein yields the protein MKKGTLKKVLRYAGKYRFLIVVSMALAIVTALLSLYVPILAGRAIDHVVGRGNVDFDKVVKILLNMVVSVLLISVCQWIMNMANNKITFAVVRDVRTEAFGRLQKLPFEYLDTKQTGDIVSRIISDVDLFSDGLLMGFTQLFTGIVTIVGTLIFMFYLNYKIALVVVVLTPLSLFVAKFVADRSFKLFKAQSVARSDQTSFVDEMVGNLSVVKAFAHEDENMDIFGEINDRLEVASVKATFISSLTNPSTRFINNLVYAAVALFGALSCISGGMTVGGLTIFLSYANQYTKPFNEISGVVTELQNALACAERVFALIEEQKETPDKESAPDNLNLDGDVLISDASFSYDKSKKLIENLNLDIKKGQRVAIVGPTGSGKTTLINLLMRFYDVDKGSIKVDGFDIRDIKRADLRENFGMVLQETWLRNGTIKDNITLGREGFTDEDIIAAAKASHAHSFIKRLPNGYDTVISENGGNLSQGQKQLLCITRVMLHIPPMLILDEATSSIDTNTEIRIQKAFNKMMQGRTSFIVAHRLSTIKEADVILVMKDGHIIEQGNHQTLLDQKGFYYNLYNSQFA
- a CDS encoding ABC transporter ATP-binding protein, encoding MRKLLIYLKDYKKETILGPLFKLLEASFELMVPLVIAAMIDKGIANGDKGYVGRMCLILILLCFVGFISAVTAQYFAAKAAAGFAKKTKKALFDNIQKLSFSDMDRIGTAAMITRMTSDMNQVQQGVNMTIRLLLRSPFVVFGAMIMAFTIDARQALIFAVTIVLLFIVVVSITAWSIPRYEKIQSGLDVLLRYTRENHTGVRVIRAFGLEDEEKDKFNSQNNHLMGMQKFVGSITALMNPLTYAILNLSIAYLIYKGAFLVNTGDLTQGQVVALYNYMSQILVELIKLANLVITMTKAVASGNRVQELMELKPSMKDGSVTTFDKTEDHVVFDKVCMRYEKDSEDSLANITFTAKRGERIGIIGGTGSGKSSLINLIPRFYDTREGSVSIDGRDVKDYRMEALRERIGIVPQKAVLFHGSIRDNMKWGKADATDEEIYEALTIAQAKEVVESKDGGLDHMVAQGGKNFSGGQKQRLTIARALVRKPEILILDDSASALDYLTDKNLRAAIAGMDNPPTTFIVSQRTSAVMGCDKIIVLENGEVAGIGTHEQLLDSCELYREIYDSQFKKEA
- a CDS encoding metal-dependent transcriptional regulator; this encodes MHESGEDYIETIYLLKKKKGTVRSIDVANELGFSRPSVSRAVSILKENGLITMEEDGELALTEEGLKTAKHVYEKHTNLTKFLIMTAGVSEEIAENDACRIEHIISPETFKGIKKYIKEHK
- a CDS encoding DUF3793 family protein, with product MNAPFPHELGIVLGYPVEDVKGFMTNDGQNYIFSGYWKVYCRAERARAIFRAYDDCVEGMMRALLSGKPFCEVVGL
- a CDS encoding tRNA 2-thiocytidine(32) synthetase TtcA, whose product is MSDKSTDRCRDIERSIIKKYRKEIWCKFTKAINTYDLIQDGDKIAVCISGGKDSMLLAKLFQELARHGKHNFEVIFLAMNPGYSDANYQNILRNAELMNIPLTIFESDIFDVTTKVGGSPCYLCARMRRGALYSKAQELGCNKIALGHHFDDVIETIFMAMMYGGQIQTMMPKLHSTNFKGMELIRPLYLVREEDIVHWMNYNELKFIRCACKLTEQLEKEGNLHNDSSVSKRAETKAIIRKLRDINPYLESNIFKSVENVSINALICYKDENGVKHHFLENYDSRE
- a CDS encoding RsmF rRNA methyltransferase first C-terminal domain-containing protein; this translates as MLPVAFCERMRSLLGDEEYDKFINSFGETTERYHALRINSVKASDDISDRLRNIGISISGDDNSGSNAAQIQVPWEKNGYYYEGDVAPGKSPYHEAGLYYIQEPSAMAPVHYLDPKPGEKILDLCAAPGGKSTQIAVRMGGSGILVTNEINRDRARILSLNIERLGITNALVLNETPENLANVFEGYFDKILVDAPCSGEGMFRKNENASSEWSPENVELCGIRQKEILDAASRMLLPGGRLVFSTCTFAPTENEESICRFLSGHPDYHVADIQMFDGMDHGRSEWISDKCIQACGLSQEQESSIRAEVNKSVRLWPHKLRGEGHFLCVLERDGELIDRTKDNYVPGGRNLAAKKEIQKLFWDFAGESLSFADEKEKVLTSGLRLDGTLFMFGEQLYICDSKMPGIHGLKCMRPGLHLGTIKKDRFEPSHALALAIKKEDAKNTISFAEDSNEIRQYLNGQTVKCSKDAPKGWTVVCVDDYSIGWAKQAGGVLKNHYPKGLRINY